Proteins encoded within one genomic window of Pararhizobium capsulatum DSM 1112:
- the ytfQ gene encoding galactofuranose ABC transporter, galactofuranose-binding protein YtfQ, protein MKLKNALASATILAACMFGSAHAADLTIGFSQIGSESGWRAAETTLTKQQAEKRGIDLKFADAQQKQENQIKALRSFIAQGVDAILVAPVVATGWDEVLTEAKDADIPVILLDRTVDSSKDLYLTAVTSDLVHEGNVAGKWLVDNVAGKPCNVVELQGTTGSSPAIDRKKGFEEALAGHDNLKIIRSQTGDFTRTKGKEVMESFLKAEDGGKNICALYAHNDDMAVGAIQAIKEAGLKPGKDILVVSIDAVPDIFQAMAAGEANATVELTPNMAGPALDALDAYLKDKKEPPKWIQTESKLYTQADDPQKVYEAKKGLGY, encoded by the coding sequence ATGAAATTGAAAAACGCACTCGCGAGTGCCACGATTCTTGCTGCCTGCATGTTCGGTTCGGCGCATGCTGCCGATCTGACCATCGGCTTTTCGCAGATCGGTTCCGAATCCGGCTGGCGTGCGGCGGAAACCACGCTGACCAAGCAGCAGGCCGAAAAGCGCGGCATCGACCTGAAGTTTGCTGACGCACAGCAGAAGCAGGAAAACCAGATCAAGGCGCTTCGCTCGTTCATCGCCCAGGGCGTGGACGCAATCCTGGTCGCCCCGGTCGTTGCAACGGGCTGGGATGAAGTCCTGACCGAAGCCAAGGACGCTGACATTCCGGTCATTCTTCTCGACCGCACCGTCGATTCGTCGAAGGACCTCTACCTGACCGCGGTCACGTCCGACCTCGTCCATGAAGGCAATGTTGCCGGTAAATGGCTGGTTGACAATGTTGCGGGCAAGCCTTGCAACGTTGTCGAGCTTCAGGGCACCACCGGTTCTTCTCCGGCTATCGACCGCAAGAAAGGCTTCGAAGAAGCTCTTGCCGGCCATGATAACCTGAAAATCATCCGCAGCCAGACCGGCGACTTTACCCGCACCAAGGGCAAGGAAGTCATGGAAAGCTTCCTGAAGGCGGAAGATGGCGGCAAGAACATCTGTGCGCTCTACGCCCACAATGACGACATGGCCGTTGGCGCTATCCAGGCGATCAAGGAAGCCGGCCTGAAGCCGGGCAAGGACATCCTCGTCGTTTCGATCGATGCTGTTCCGGACATCTTCCAGGCAATGGCGGCTGGTGAAGCGAACGCGACTGTCGAACTGACCCCAAACATGGCCGGCCCGGCGCTCGACGCGCTCGATGCCTACCTGAAGGACAAGAAGGAGCCACCGAAGTGGATCCAGACGGAATCGAAGCTCTACACGCAGGCTGACGATCCGCAGAAGGTCTACGAAGCCAAGAAGGGTCTCGGTTACTGA